The Longimicrobiales bacterium genome contains a region encoding:
- a CDS encoding cupin domain-containing protein, translating to MRRIDSGAVPHNPADANNFVLPATMQRLLGPDDGQDVRLYRVSFAEGARTNWHVHDDAQLLFGLAGTCVVVDRAGTELVLAEGDVVVIEAGNEHWHGAAPGTAGAHLAINLGTNTTWLDSSAGE from the coding sequence ATGAGACGCATCGACTCCGGCGCCGTGCCCCACAATCCGGCAGACGCGAACAACTTCGTCCTTCCCGCGACCATGCAGCGGCTGTTGGGTCCAGACGACGGCCAGGATGTGCGGCTGTATCGTGTCTCGTTCGCCGAGGGCGCGCGGACGAACTGGCATGTTCATGATGACGCTCAACTCTTGTTCGGCCTGGCCGGCACGTGCGTGGTCGTGGACCGTGCCGGTACGGAACTCGTGCTCGCAGAGGGCGACGTCGTCGTGATCGAAGCGGGCAACGAGCACTGGCACGGCGCAGCGCCGGGTACCGCCGGAGCCCATCTCGCCATCAATCTGGGTACGAACACGACCTGGCTGGATTCGTCCGCAGGGGAATAG
- a CDS encoding aldo/keto reductase yields the protein MVERTELAPGLEISRIVTGLWQVADMEREGSALDLDDASEEMARYVGAGLTTFDMADHYGSSELIAGRYEERWPDTAQLCTKWVPNPGPKSAEDVRRAVQRALDRMKRDSIDLLQFHAWSYADPSWLDCMFELQALKDDGLIRHIGLTNTDAAHVAMLCESGVDIVSNQVCYSLLDQRAAGDMADVCARYDVKVLAFGTLAGGLLTERWLDVPEPDMSDLETWSQMKYKRFIDTAGGWSKLQSLLGAVQRASTRVGASMANVATRYMLDAPAVAGVIVGARLGLSEHLDDNQRMFDIEWDDESLQEIAAAVAALDPIPGGCGDEYRKPPFLTAAGDLSDHFDDFPSPYPTEIGSDGRTKALSGTVWEDLAGFSRAVKKGDRILVSGTTATHGDRLIGSADPASQMHYIIDKVEGAIQSLGGVLEDVVRTRIYIGDPDVWDPVSRAHGKRFRDIQPANTLVNAGLIGDGYVVEMEAEAIVSGGDG from the coding sequence TGGCCTCGAAATCTCCCGAATCGTTACCGGTCTGTGGCAAGTCGCGGATATGGAGCGTGAAGGTTCAGCGCTGGATCTCGACGACGCCTCGGAAGAGATGGCGCGCTACGTCGGAGCCGGCCTCACCACCTTCGACATGGCGGATCACTATGGTTCATCGGAACTGATCGCTGGCCGATACGAAGAGCGATGGCCTGATACGGCGCAGCTGTGCACGAAGTGGGTGCCTAATCCCGGGCCGAAGTCCGCCGAAGATGTGCGGCGTGCAGTTCAAAGGGCATTGGATCGAATGAAACGCGATTCGATCGACTTGCTCCAGTTCCACGCATGGAGCTATGCCGATCCGAGTTGGCTGGACTGCATGTTTGAATTGCAGGCGCTCAAGGACGACGGGCTGATTCGACATATTGGGCTGACGAATACCGATGCCGCCCACGTGGCGATGTTGTGTGAGAGCGGCGTCGACATCGTGTCGAACCAGGTCTGTTACTCGCTCCTGGATCAGCGCGCAGCGGGCGATATGGCTGATGTCTGTGCCCGCTATGACGTGAAGGTCCTCGCGTTCGGTACACTGGCCGGGGGATTGCTTACTGAGCGCTGGCTAGACGTTCCAGAGCCGGACATGAGTGACCTCGAGACTTGGTCGCAAATGAAGTACAAACGGTTCATCGACACGGCAGGTGGATGGTCCAAGCTCCAGTCCCTTTTGGGGGCCGTGCAGCGGGCTTCCACGCGTGTTGGCGCTTCGATGGCCAATGTCGCGACTCGGTACATGTTGGACGCGCCGGCGGTGGCAGGTGTGATCGTCGGTGCCCGGCTGGGCCTCAGCGAACATTTGGACGACAACCAGCGGATGTTCGACATCGAATGGGACGATGAGAGTCTCCAAGAAATTGCCGCGGCCGTCGCGGCGCTCGATCCGATCCCCGGTGGATGTGGTGACGAATACCGGAAGCCACCCTTTCTGACCGCAGCGGGCGACTTGAGTGACCACTTCGATGACTTCCCGTCTCCCTATCCAACTGAAATCGGGTCGGATGGTCGTACGAAGGCGTTGAGCGGGACGGTGTGGGAGGATCTCGCCGGCTTCTCGCGGGCCGTCAAAAAGGGGGACCGAATCTTGGTGTCCGGGACCACGGCGACGCATGGCGATCGGCTCATTGGGAGTGCGGACCCTGCGTCCCAAATGCACTACATCATCGACAAGGTGGAAGGGGCGATCCAATCGCTCGGTGGAGTTCTGGAAGACGTAGTGAGGACCCGGATCTACATCGGCGACCCCGACGTCTGGGACCCGGTGTCGCGCGCTCACGGAAAACGGTTCAGAGACATCCAGCCGGCGAACACCCTCGTGAACGCTGGACTGATCGGCGACGGTTACGTGGTCGAGATGGAGGCAGAGGCCATTGTGTCGGGAGGTGACGGATGA